Proteins encoded within one genomic window of Halodesulfurarchaeum formicicum:
- a CDS encoding formate--tetrahydrofolate ligase, which yields MSSEPETDYEIAKSVEEQPIWEVTEPFGLDKDDLELYGDYKAKISQDAIDELLEGDTEDGDVILVTGMTPTPMGEGKTVTTVGLGQALNQIGEDAMIAIREPSLGPVFGIKGGAAGGGWSQVLPMEDINLHFTGDIHALTAAHNLISAMLDAHISKGNELNIDSRSVAWPRAVDHNDRALRQTIVGAGDSAGVTRMDEHVLTAASELMAILCLAEDIEDLKERISRIIVAYDEDGEPVTAGDIEAAGATAILLRDALRPNIVQTIEGTPALVHGGPFANIAHGTNSLLADYVGKKMGDYLVTEAGFGSALGGEKFMDVVSQLGDIEPSAIVLVASVRALKYHGLDMWPFEGEEVLQEEDVDAVEAGFENLDKHVSNLRQFGLPVTISINRFPSDTDAEIEAVREHYQDMDGVQVAESTVFGEGGEGGVELAEKVTDAVENYDGGFEPLYDLDASLKEKIETVATQIYGADGVNYVGSAEDDIAQLEEMGMDDVPVVLSKTFHSLSDDPAKKGAPEGWTLDVRELYPSAGAGFVVALTGDVMTMPGLPARPAAADMDIDADGTISGLF from the coding sequence ATGTCCTCGGAACCAGAGACAGACTACGAGATTGCAAAATCAGTAGAGGAACAGCCGATCTGGGAAGTCACAGAGCCCTTCGGGCTCGACAAGGACGACCTCGAGCTGTACGGCGACTACAAGGCCAAGATCAGCCAGGACGCCATCGACGAGCTCCTGGAGGGCGACACGGAGGACGGTGACGTCATCCTCGTCACCGGCATGACCCCCACCCCGATGGGCGAGGGCAAGACGGTGACCACCGTCGGTCTGGGTCAGGCGCTGAACCAGATCGGCGAGGACGCGATGATCGCGATCCGCGAGCCCTCGCTCGGCCCGGTCTTCGGGATCAAGGGCGGTGCCGCCGGCGGCGGCTGGTCCCAGGTCCTGCCGATGGAGGACATCAACCTCCACTTCACGGGCGACATTCACGCGCTCACGGCCGCACACAACCTGATCTCCGCGATGCTCGACGCCCACATCTCGAAGGGCAACGAGCTCAACATCGACTCCCGGAGCGTCGCGTGGCCGCGAGCGGTCGACCACAACGACCGCGCCCTGCGCCAGACCATCGTGGGTGCCGGCGACTCCGCCGGTGTCACCCGGATGGACGAACACGTGCTCACGGCCGCCTCCGAGCTGATGGCCATCCTCTGTCTCGCCGAGGATATCGAGGACCTCAAAGAGCGCATCAGCCGCATCATCGTCGCCTACGACGAGGACGGCGAACCCGTGACGGCCGGTGACATCGAGGCTGCCGGCGCCACGGCCATCCTGCTGCGGGACGCCCTCCGGCCGAACATCGTGCAGACCATCGAGGGGACCCCCGCCCTGGTTCACGGCGGTCCCTTCGCGAACATCGCACACGGGACGAACTCCCTGCTCGCCGACTACGTCGGCAAGAAGATGGGCGACTACCTCGTCACCGAGGCCGGCTTCGGCTCGGCCCTCGGCGGCGAGAAGTTCATGGACGTCGTCAGCCAGCTTGGCGACATCGAGCCGAGCGCGATCGTCCTGGTCGCCTCCGTCCGCGCCCTGAAGTACCACGGGCTGGACATGTGGCCCTTCGAGGGCGAGGAAGTCCTGCAGGAGGAAGACGTCGACGCCGTCGAGGCCGGCTTCGAGAACCTCGACAAGCACGTCTCGAACCTCCGGCAGTTCGGCCTGCCGGTCACGATCTCCATCAACCGGTTCCCCTCGGACACTGACGCGGAGATCGAGGCAGTTCGGGAACACTACCAGGACATGGACGGCGTGCAGGTCGCCGAGTCCACGGTCTTCGGCGAAGGTGGCGAGGGCGGTGTCGAACTCGCCGAGAAGGTCACCGACGCCGTCGAGAACTACGACGGCGGCTTCGAGCCGCTCTACGATCTCGACGCCTCCCTCAAGGAGAAGATCGAGACCGTCGCGACCCAGATCTACGGCGCGGACGGCGTGAACTACGTCGGCTCCGCCGAGGACGACATCGCCCAGCTCGAGGAGATGGGCATGGACGATGTCCCGGTCGTGCTCTCGAAGACCTTCCACTCGCTCAGTGACGACCCGGCCAAGAAGGGCGCCCCCGAGGGCTGGACCCTCGACGTCCGCGAGCTGTACCCCTCCGCCGGGGCTGGCTTCGTGGTCGCACTCACCGGCGACGTCATGACCATGCCCGGTCTGCCCGCCCGCCCGGCGGCCGCCGACATGGACATCGACGCGGACGGCACGATCTCCGGCCTGTTCTAG